In Desulfobacter hydrogenophilus, the genomic stretch GTTATTATAAGTATGAACAAAAAAACCGATGACCACCATGCCGTTAATCCATTCCACAATATATGACCATAAACCTTAGAGCTTGTTTGGGAATTGGGGCCATTTTCATGAGATTTCGCTTCGATCCCCTAATTATCAAACAAGCTCTTAGCCGAGACAACGCATTTCACCAATAAAAAAAGCAGCCAATCGGCTGCTTTTGAAATCTTTGTGGGGTGAGTGACCGGGATTGAACCGGCGGCCACCAGGGCCACAACCTGGTGCTCTACCGACTGAGCTACACCCACCACAAAAAACTCTGCATAACTATCAGAACTGCTTTTCTTTTTCAAGTCTTTTTTTGCACTATTAATGAAATTTGAGTTACATATTGTGATTGACCTGCCCTGCCCCTTTGATTATTATTCTTTAAATATTTACAAACAAAACACGCAACAAGGCGGTTAATATAATGAATATGAATACGCTGATCATTTTTACCATACGTCTGATTATAGGCCTTGCATTCGGAATCATCCTTACCCGGCTGTTCAAACCGGACTGGGGCATCTTCCATGGTGTTGCCACAGGCATAATTCTTGTGGCCCTGGCTTATGGCATGAGCTATTACAGAAAATCCAAAGGGTAACAGGCAGGCATTTGTGGACAATATAATTCTGGGCACAGCAGGACACATTGATCATGGGAAAACCAGCCTGGTCAAGGCATTGACAGGCATTGAAACAGACCGTCTCAAGGAAGAAAAAGAACGCGGTATCACTATAGAACTTGGGTTTGCCTCCCTGGATCTTCCCAATGGACAGCACATCGGCATCGTGGACATGCCCGGTCATGAAAAATTTGTAAAAAACATGGTGGCCGGTTCGTCGGGCATTGATGTGGTGGTCATGGTTATTGCGGCAGATGAAGGCGTCATGCCCCAGACCCGGGAGCACATGGAGATCTGCAACCTCATGGGCATCAACCACGGCATGATTGCCCTGACTAAAACGGATCTTGTGGATGACGATCTGCTGGAACTTGCAATGGACGACATCCATGACTTTATCCAAGACACCTTCCTTGAAGACAAACCCATTGTCCCCGTGTCCTCTGCCACAGGCCAAGGGCTGGAGGACTTTTTAAGCACCCTTGAAGAAATATGTACACAAATCCCGCCCCGTAAATTTTCTTCCATTTTCCGACTTCCCGTGGACCGGGTATTTTCCATGAAAGGGTTCGGCACGGTCATCACCGGAACTCTGATTTCAGGTCAGGTGAGCGTGGGCCAGGACATCATGGTGTTTCCAAGGAAAATCACATCAAAGGTCCGGGGCCTGCAGGTGCATTCCAGCTCGGTGGAAACAGCCATAGCCGGTACCCGGACGGCCATCAATTTCCAGGGTCTTGACCGGGAAGCCGTATTCAGAGGCGATGTACTCTCCACGCCGGGGGCTTTGATTGAAAGCTATATGGTGGATGCACAGTTTCATTACCTGAAAAGCAATGCCAAGCCGGCCAAAGCCCGGACAAGGGTAAGATTCCATTCGGGCACAAGTGAAATACAAGGGTACATGATCCTGCTGGACAGGGAAACGCTTTTGCCCGGGGACACGGCACCGGTTCAGTTCCGCCTGGAATCCCCGGTCTGCTGTATCAAAGACGACAGATACGTTATCCGATCCTACTCTCCTGTTAAAACCATCGGGGGCGGTGCCATCCTCAACCCGGTGTCCCAGAAATACAAGCTTAAAGACACGGCTACGATTGAAGGACTTTATGACCTTGCTGCACAGGATGATGAAAAAACCATTGCCTATTTTCTCTCCATCAAGGGATATTCCGGGTTGACCTTAAATGAATTAAGGGTCATGACCAATGTCCCGGACAAAAAACTGGCTGCCGCTTTGCAGAAAATGCTTGCAAAACAGGAAGCTGTCATAACGGACAAGGAGAAGCAGATCTATGTACATGGCACTATTTTTGATGAATTTAAGGAAAAAGTACTGGAACGGCTGACCATCTATCACCAGGCAAACCCTTTGAAGGAAGGCATGCCGGCCCAGGAGCTGAAATCCAAATTTCAATATGTGGATGATGCCCGGTTTTTCAACATCCTGTTCCACCGCCTGGAAAAGGAAAACCTCATTGTTCTGAACAAAAACCTTGTGAAACTTTCAGAATTCAAGGTGGCCCTGCAGGTGGACCAGCATGAAACCAAAGAAAAAATTGCCAACATTTACAAAAAAGCTGGTCTGACCCCACCCTTTTTCCGCACCATATGCCAAGATCTGGACCTGGACCAGAAAACGGGGAAGGATGTGATGCAGATGCTCATTGATGAAAAACAGGTGATCAAAACAAAAGATGACCTATTTTTTGATGCCGTTGCCGTCAATAATCTTGCAACAGAACTCATTGAATTCCTCAAAGCCAATGAAAAGATCACCACACCGCAATTTAAGGATATGACCGGCATTTCCAGAAAATATGTTATCCCTTTGATTGAATATTTTGACGCCATGCACCTGACCATACGGGTTGAGGACCACCGGCAGTTAAGGAAGAAACTGGCCTGAGCATCAAATTTTTTCAACAAAAGAAGTAACGATACTGTCCAGGCGCATCCAGCCGTCAAGGGTCAAAACAAATCGTTGCCCGGCGTCCTGGAATCGGGCCAACCCTTTATCTTCAAGGTTGTCCATTAGGCGTTGAAACACGGTTAAAAACCGATTCTGCCACAGGCTTTGCCCGGTTCTAATGTCAAGGCCCATGGATGTCCGCAGCCCCACCATAACAAATTCTATCTGCCGCTGTTCCAGGGTAAGGATTTCACTGTCAAATGCGGGAAATTCTCCTTTTTTCAAGGCTCTGATATATCCATTCAGGTCCGGGGCATTCCAGAACCTTTTATACACAGCCGATCCATCCGTATCGCCCTTTACGGCATAGGAATGGGCGGCCGGCCCGAATCCATGGTAGGGCAACATCTGCCAATACGCACGGTTGTGCAGGGAACGAAGGGCTGTATGCGTTGCAAAACTGGATACTTCATAATGATCCCATCCACGGGCCTTCAAATATGTGGCAACCGCATAGAACAGATCAACCTGATCCGATTGTGCCATAGGTAAAAACTGACCCCGTTCATGCATGGCATGCAGAGCCGTGCCCGGTTCCAGAGTAAGCATATAACAGGAAAGATGCGCAGGCGATAGATCCAAGGCAGCATCCAGCTCCCGGATCAGGTGTTCTCCGGTCTGACCGGGAAGGCCGTAAATAAGATCCAGACTTATATTTTCAATACCGGCAGCACGGACCTTTTCCACGGCATGTACGGCATCATCTGCTGAATGAATACGCCCTAAAAGGGCAAGCTGTACCGGATCAAGTGACTGGACACCGAGGCTTACACGATTAATCCCCATACTTTGGAACGATTTCAAATGGATCTCGTCCAGGGTACCGGGATTGGCTTCAAGGGTGATTTCGGTCTGACGACAAAGGCCAAAGGCGTTGTCCAAAGCTCGCAGAATGGCTTCAAGGTGCTGAGGTCCAAGCAGAGACGGCGTGCCGCCACCGAAGTACACAGTTGCAGCGTTGCCTTTGGGCTGTAATACAGTTGAAGGTGAACGCAGCCGAATTTCCTGGACTAGGGCCGTGACATAATCAGAAATCAAAGAGAGGTTGGTTTTGGAATAAAAATCGCAATACCTGCATTTTTTTATACAAAAGGGAACGTGAATATAAAGGTGCTTACACAAACCGCGTCATCAGCCGGTCAAGAATCTGGTCCACGTTTTTTGGGGTGACGCCGTAATTTTCACAGGCAAGCCGCACCTGGTCCATTTGGGGGCTTGTATCCATATCTTCAAGCCCCTTAAAAAAACCCATGCGCCGACCGATCTGATAAAGGATACGCTCTTGGGGGGCCAATTCAAAAAACCGGTCAATAACCCCAATCATTTTCTCCTTGTCATGGGGCATCTTACCGGTAACAGTTTCAAACAGATTCAGAATGTGATCACTTTTTACACGGGACTGGATATTGTCCAGTGCCTCAAGCATCAGGCGCACTTCCGTGGCAATCATGGCATCACCCGGTTTTTCAAACATACCCCGAAGCTGCCAGTGGGAAAGTTCTGTGGAAGGAGAAAGACCCAGGGTCCGAATTTTGATCACATCCGGATTAATGGCATTCAGTGCTTCAGCGGTCTCAAGGGCATGCTCAATGGACAAATCAACGCCACCTAAACCCGGCATCACATACGTATACAACTTAATACCTGCCTGCCGGATCCGTTTACCCGCCTCTATGTGGCCGGCTCTGTCAACTCCTGTACGCATACGGTTAAGCACCAAATTTGACCCACTTTCAAGGCCCAGATGAATTCGGTTAAGACCAAGTTTATGCAACTGTTCCAGAGTATCGTCAGGCAATTGAAGGATGGTGCTGCTTCTGGCATAGGTGGCAATGGTTTCAGTTTGAGTAAAACAGTCCTTGATATGCCCGAGCACAAAAAGCAGGTCCTTGGGTTTCATAACCAGGGGATTGGCATCCTGGAGGAAAATGGAGGCCATGCCCGCAGCATGCCACTTGACAGCATTGTTGAATGCAACCCGGTCCCGAACCTCGAAAGCGGTATAAATGGAATGAATCCGCTCCTGATCAAAGGCAATGGGCGTGGCATTTTCCTGAAGCAGCCTGTCAATGTATGTACGAACCAGGTCAATGTCTTTAATAATATCTTCCACAGGGCGTATGGAAAATTTCTGCTTTTTATAAACCGGACAAAAGGAACAGCGATTCCACGGGCAGTTCCGGATCAGACGCAGCAGCAGGCTGTATGCATCATTGGCCGGATAAATGGTTCCCTGTTCATATCCCTGGTATGTCTGTGTCTGTTTATCGTCTGTCATAGTAAAAAAACTTGGTAAAAAGAGCTACGGTTTCTGCCTCATATTGAACCTTTCCGATAAAAGGGTTATAAGCATTAGAAAAATGAAAGTCAATATTTGGATCTGTCTTGAAAAGATATCCCGATTTTGTTATTTATTCCTAATTTTTATAGTTAATTATCAAATTTTTCCGCACTGGGCGGAAAGATATGTGCAACACGTAAGGAGATCGCATGCCTGGCTTTGAATTATTTTCAGATGAGGAACGTAAACAGGTCAATGATGTACTGGAAACGGGCGTTTTATTCAGATACGGATTTGAAGGGGCCAGAAACGGCCATTTTAAAGCCCTGGAATTTGAGAAAAAACTGGCCCAAATAACAGGTACGAGGTTCAGCCACCTATGTTCCAGCGGAACAGCAGCCCTTTGCACGGCCCTTGCCGCCTGCGGCATCGGGGCTGGGGACGAGGTTATTGTTCCGCCGTTTACCTTTGTGGCCACATTTGAAGCCTTGATCCAGGCAGGTGCAGTCCCTGTGTTTGCAGACATTGACCAGACCCTTTGCTTGGACCCGGACCGCCTGGAAGCGGCTATAACACCGAGGACCAAGGCAGTAGTACCGGTGCACATGTGCGGGGCCATGGCAAGGATTGATGAGATAAAAGCCTTTTGCGATAAAAAGGGTCTGATACTTTTGGAAGATGCGTGCCAGTCTTTGGGCGCAAGTTTTAAGGGCAGTCATCTGGGCACATTCGGCAAGGCCGGCTGTTTTTCCTTTGACTCGGTTAAAACCGTGACCTGTGGTGAAGGCGGCGGTATTATTACAAATGACGAAGATATTTATACCCGGTGCTGCCAGTATGCCGATCATGGCCATGACCACCTAGGCGGGCCGGACCGAGGCGCGGACGACCATCCCATCATGGGCACCAACTACAGAATATCCGAACTTAATGCCGCAGTGGGGGTTGCCCAGTTAGGCAAACTTGACCGCATCGTTGAAATCCAGAAAAAAAATAAAGCCGCCATAAAAGATGCCATGAAAAAAATTGAAGGCGTTACCTTCCGCGCACTTCCCGACCCGGATGGGGACTCGGCTACCTTCTTGAGCTTTTTTATGCCCACACAAGATCAGGCCGAACAGGCGGCAAAAAAACTTGCAAAAAACGGGGCACCTTGTGCCTACTGGTATAACAACAACTGGCATTATTATAAAGAATGGCACCACCTCAAGAAAATGAAACGTGCAGCCAAACTGCCTTTTGAATTGAGTGCCGACCTGCCGGATTATGAAGGCCTTGTCCTGGAACAAAGTGAAGACATCATGAAACGGGCGCTGTCCATGCAGATCATGCTGTCCTGGACCGATGATGATATGGACAAACGTATACAGGCTGTATTAAATGCTTTAACCTAAGGATTTATCAATGTTCAGAAATTTTAAGCTGGTTCCCAAAATTCTTTTCGGCCGGGGCTGTTTTGCCCAGCTTGACGAGGTAGTGGGCGGTCGGCGCAAGTCCGGTGAAGACTGGGCAGTTTTTGTTGTGGATGATGTATTTAAAGGCAAGGACCTTGAAAAACGCATCCCCTTGCATGACAACGATTTTCTTTTGTGGGTCAATGTCGCGGATGAGCCCAAAACAGGCTATGTGGATAAGCTCACCCTGGAAGCAAAAAATTTCAACGCTGCCTTTCCCTGTGCTGTCATCGGTATTGGGGGCGGCTCCGCCATGGACCTTGCCAAATCCGTCTCTTTGATGCTCACCAATGAGGGTTCATCCACCGAGTACCAGGGATGGGATCTGATCAAGAACCCGGCCGTATGGCATGCAGCCGTACCCACCCTTTCCGGTACGGGTGCCGAGGTTTCCCGGACGGCCGTGCTCACCGGACCCGAGAAAAAACTGGGACTGAACTCCGATTATACGGTGTTTGACCAGGTGGTCCTGGACCCTGAACTGACCAAAGACGTGCCCAAGGAACAGCACTTTTACACCGGCATGGACTGCTATATTCACTGCATTGAGTCTTTGCAGGGCACCTATATCAATGAATTTTCCAAAGCCTATGGGGAAAAATCATTGGATCTTTGCCGCCAGGTATTTGTGGATAACCATCCAGATTCGGCTGACAAGCTGATGATGGCCTCCTTTTTCGGCGGCATGAGCATTGCGTACTCCCAGGTGGGTGCCTGCCATGCCTTGTCCTATGGCCTATCCTATGTGCTTGGCACCCATCACGGTGTAGGCTGCTGCATCACCTTTGACACCCTGGATGAATACTATCCTGACGGGGTGAAAGAATTTCGAGCCATTATGAACAAAACAGGGGTGGACATTCCCAGAGGGCTAACAAAGGACCTTACCGGGGATCAAATGGAAACCATGATCCGTGTAGCATTAGGCCTTGATCCCTTGTGGGAAAACTGCCTGGGTAAAGACTGGAAAAATATCATGACCCGTGACAAGGCCCGCAGCCTTTTTGAGAAGATGTAGCCATGCCCATCGCAGTGATTCCAGCTCGTTTCGGTTCCAGTCGACTTGGGGGCAAGCCGTTGATTAACATTGCAGGCAAGCCCATGATCCAGCGGGTATTTGAGCAATCCCAAAAATCATCCGTGGTGACAAGAACCATTGTTGCCACGGATGATGAACGTATTGTCAGTGCCGTCAAGGCATTTGGCGGAGACGCCGTAATGACCTTGGACACCTGCCGCTCCGGTACGGACCGGGTGGCTGAAACCGCCAAGATGCTTGGTGCGGATGATAAAGATATTATCATCAATATCCAGGGGGATCAGCCTATGTTTGATCCTATAAGCCTTGATGATTTGATCAGGCCCTTTGACGAAGATCCCGGCCTTGCCATGTCCACCCTGGCGTATAAAATCAAAAATCCCCGGGAAATTACAGATCCCAAGGACGTAAAGGTCGTGTTCAATCGCCAGGGCTTTGCCATGTATTTTTCCCGGGCCCAGATTCCCTTTCCCCGGGACGGCCAGACAGATGTAGACTACTATAAGCATTTAGGGTTTTACGCCTATACGAAAGCCTTTCTGGACCAAATCGTCACCCTTGACAGCGGCACCTGCGAACAGGTGGAAAAGCTGGAACAGCTTCGGGTGCTGGAATACGGCTTCCCCATCAAAGTGGCTGTCACCCAATATGATTCACCTGAGATTGATCTGCCCGAAGATATTGAACGTGTTGAAGCAATCCTGCGCGAACACGGCTGATTATACATGAATAAATTCTATAAAATCATCCATACGTCAAGTCGAATCCTATGGGGAAACAGGGAAAAACGAATTCTTTGTGAATCATTGTGGATGAAAAAAAATGGTCACCAGGTAGCCATTATTGCACCTGGGGATAGTGTTTTGTTCAAAAAAGCCAAACAAAATGGATTGATGGTTTATCCCATGTCCTTCAAATCATTGGCCGGAATCGGTGAGTATGGGCGGATCAAACAGATATTTGCCGGAGAACAACCCTTTGTGGTCAATGCCCACGGAAAAGGCGATGCCAAACTTGCTTTGAAGGCAGCCCAGACCATGGGCGTCCCCTGCCGGATCATGTCCCGCCACAATGGGAAACGGGTTAAAAGCACCTGGCCCAACAAAAAAATTTATAAAACCCTTTGCCACTACATTTTCACCACTTCAAAAGACAGCGCAAAGCACTTGAAGCAGACCTTTTCCCTTTCAGACATGCAAATTTTCTCCATTCCCGACGGCATTATCATGCCTGATGCTACCGCTCCCCCAAACGAAACACCCCAAACAGCGGCCAGACAAAAGCTGGCAAACAGCTTGGGATTGGAAACAGATGCCCGGTTTATTGGTATTTTTGGTAAAACAGCACGCCAAAGTAAACAGCAGCTTTACAAAATCGCTGACCAACTTAGTCGGCACTTCCCTTCTCATCATCTGGTGATTGCCGGTATCCCCGAAAACCAGAATACCATGGATAAAAGATTCATCTCCCTGGCGCATATACCGGCGCTGCCAGAAGGACAGGATGCCTTCTACCAGGCCTTGGACTGCTGTCTTTATTTCCCCAACTCCCAAAATTTTTACCAGGGGGTACCTTGGGAAGTAATAAGGGCCATGGCTTGCTTCTGCCCGGTGATCGGTCCGGATGCGCCCGGTATCAGAGATATTCTTATTGATAATAAAACCGGTAGGGTCTTTGACCCAAGGCAATCTGAATCGTTGCCAAAAATCATTAACTGGGTCCTGAATACTCCTCAGACGATTCAGACCCTGGTCCGGGAAGCCCAGTCCAGGGTTGAAAAACACTACACCATGGATGCCATGGGCAGGGATATCTTGCGTATTTACCGGTTACGCCAAATAAAAATTGATCGAAAATTTCAAATGAGTTCTTAGAACCTTTTAAAAATACAATAGGTTCCATCTCTGGAAAGTTCACTTCTGGAATACAGCCGCAATCAACCCAGGCATACACAAACAAAAAAGGCTTTCAGTAATTTAACTGAAAGCCTTTTTTTATTTTGGTCGGGACGACTGGATTTGAACCAGCGACCACTTGTCCCCCAGACAAGTGCGCTACCAGGCTGCGCTACGTCCCGTTTAAAGCAACGTCGGTGTATTTATCACTTCCATCTGGGGGTGTCAATAAAGATTATTTTTTTTTAAATAAAACCCGAGAACAAAATTTTTTTTGAACATATAATTCAATAAAATTGAATTATTCTCAGCATGATACATCTGTATAAATTATAAAACATTTTTATACATTATTTTTAATCCTATAGATAAAATAACTTTATAAAATCATAAAATCATTTTTATTCAATAGGTTATATAATACAAAAAATTTATATTAATTTTATAACGTTACCCTCTTCGTATTGACACCCCATTTTATTTTTGCTACTCACATCACTTTTTAATAAAAAATATTGATAATAAATAATTGAATGCTTTTTAAACGCCGCATTCAAAATTAAAAACGGAAGAAATTCAGTGACATCTAAAGTTTATACAAAAAAAACCCTGGTTTTCGGCTGTGGTAATATATTATTTGGCAATGACGGCTTTGGCCCTGAGGTTATTTACAAAATAGAGCAAGCGGATACCCTTCCGGACAGCGTTCTGGTGATGGACGCAGGAACGGGAATTCGTGATCTTGTTTTTGACCTGCTGCTCATGGACACCCCCCCGGAGTTAGTCGTGGTCATTGACGCCATCACCGTGCCTGATCGTCGTCATGGAGAAATATTCACCATTGATGTGGCCAAGGTACCGAAAAAAAAACTTGCGGATTTTTCCCTGCACCAATGCCCGTCATCAAATCTCTTGGCCCAGCTTGCCCAACGGGGGACTAAAGTTGAGGTCATTGCAATGAACACAGAATTTATTCCCGATGAAATCTGTCCGGGGCTTTGCCCGGTGGCACAAAAAGCAGTGGAAGAAGCTGCACAACTGGTTCTTGAAAAATTAAAAAGCCGCATTGCTTTTAATTTATAATCCATCAATTTTTTATTTTGAAAGAGGTGTTTGAACATGGTTAGTCAAGTAAAGGGCTCTGTACTTGTTGCAGGGGGAGGCATTGCCGGAATTCAGGCCGCACTGGATGCAGCTGATTCCGGATTTTACGTGTATCTTGTTGAGAAAACCGCCGGCATAGGAGGGGCCATGTCACAATTGGACAAAACCTTCCCCACAAACGACTGTGCCATGTGAATTATTTCACCCAAATTGGTTGAGTGCGGTCGGCACTTGAATATTGAAATTTTAACGCTGTCGGAAATTACGGACGTATCCGGCGAGCTTGGCAATTTTACGGTTAAGGTAAAAAAGAATCCCAGGTTTGTGGATGAAGAAAAATGTATTGCCTGTGGTCTTTGCGCTGAAAAATGCCCTAAAAAAGTAGATGATGAATACAATGCAGGTCTAAACAAAAGAAAAGCCGCCTATATTAAGTACGGACAGACCGTTCCTTTGAAATATGCCATTGATCCGGACAACTGTATCTATCTAACTAAAGGCAAATGCGGGATCTGCGCAAAGGTCTGCCCCGCCGGGGCCATCAACCACGATATGAAGGCAGAAATTCTTGAACTTGATGTCGGTGCTCTGATTCTGGCACCGGGGTTCGAGGCTTTTTCCCCGAAAGGCATTGACTATTACGGGTATGACACAAATAAAGATGTGGTCACAAGTCTTGAATATGAACGTATGCTCTCCGCCTCAGGTCCATGGGAAGGTCATCTTAAAAAAGCATCAAACAACGAAGAACCTAAAAAGATTGCCTGGATTCAGTGCGTGGGATCCAGAAACATCAATTGTGGCGACAATGGATACTGCTCGAGCGTCTGCTGCATGTATGCCATCAAACAGGCGGTAATGACCCGGTCCCACATGACCGATGGAGACGGTGAACAAACCATTTTTTACATGGATATCCGCTCCCATGGCAAGGAATACGAGCGCTACTACGAAAAAGCCCGGCAGACGGGTGTATCCTTTGTCAGATCCCGTCCCCATACCTTGCTTAAAGGTCCGCAAGGACACGGCGTCAGCATGCTGTGGGTGGATGAAACCGGGAAAAATCATGAATCGTTTTTTGATCTTGTGATTTTATCCGTTGGGCTTACGAATCCTGAAAGCACGAAAAATCTGGCCAATGCCTGCCGCATTGAACTGGATCAATACGGATTTGCGAAAACCAGCAGCTTTTCCCCTTCTGTAAGCAGCCGTCCGGGCATTTTTGTCACCGGCAGTTTCCAAAGTCCCAAGGCCATTCCCCAGTCCGTGGCCGTGGCCTCTACGGCAGCAGCCCGGGCCAAGGCAGTGCTGGCATCGGCAAGAAACACCCAGACCATCGAGAAAAAATTTGTCGATGAATTTGATATTTCAGGCCAGGAGAAACGCATCGGTGTATTTGTCTGCGCCTGCGGCACCAATATCGCGGCGGTGGTGGACGTCAATGCCGTATCCGAATATGCAGCCACCCTACCCCATGTGGTGCATGTGGGAAACAATATGTTCACTTGCTCCGCGGATACCCAGGACCTAATCGCCGAAACCATTAAAAAAGAAAAACTTAATGCTGTGGTGATTGCTGCCTGCACCCCGAGAACCCATGAACCGTTGTTCCAGGAAACTTTACAGAATACGGGCCTAAACAAATACATGGTGGAGATGGCCAATATCCGAAACATGAATGCCTGGGTTCACCCGCATGAACCGGAAAAGGCAACGCAAAAAGCCAAGACCCAGGTAAAAATGGCTGTTGCAAAGGTAACCCAAAATTTTCCGCTCACGGACATTAAAGTCAACATCACGCCTAAGGCACTGATCATCGGCGGCGGCCTTTCGGGTTTAAGTGCGGCCAAAAATATGGCCGACCAAGGATATGACACCATTCTCGTTGAAAAACAAAAACAGCTGGGCGGTCAGACCAATGCGCTGGGATTCACCTGGAAAAACGAAGATATCCAGGCAGCCTTAAAGGTGTTAATTCAGGATGTTGAAAATCACGAACGCATCCAGGTCATGACCGGCACGACACTTACCCGGGTATCCGGGTTTGTGGGCAGTTTTACCGGAGAACTGACAACAGGTGAACAGACCAGTGACATTGAGTTCGGTGCCTGCATCATTGCCAGCGGCGCCCATGAAACCCGTCCAAGCCAATATCTTTATAATGAAGATCCCAGAGTTATGACGCTGATGGATTTCAGTGCCAAGACCCAAAAAAGTCCAGAATACCCCGGCAGTCTGGATTCCGTAGTTTTCATCCAGTGTGTGGGATCAAGGGATGAGAATCACCCATACTGCTCACGGGTGTGCTGCACCCACTCCATCCAAAAAGCCGTGCGTCTGAAAAAAGAGAAGCCGGAAATAAATATTTTTATCCTTTACCGGGACATTCGCACCTATGCAGACAAGGAGGAGCTCTATCGGGAAGCCCGGAATCTTGGGGTCATTTTTATCCGGTACAGCCGGGACAAAAAGCCATCTGTCTCCAACGAAAACGGCGAACTCACAGTGAATGCATTTGACCCGGTATTGCAGATGCCGGTAAGCATTTCGGCTGATGCAATTTTTCTTGCAACGGCCATAGAACCCAACAACACGGCCCCTTTTGTGGACCTGTTTAAATGTTCATCCAATGCCGATGGTTTTCTCATGGAAGCCCATCCCAAGCTTCGACCGGTTGATTCAACCGTGGACGGGGTATTTCTTGCAGGCATGTGCCACTACCCCAAACCCATAGACGAAGCCATTGCCCAGGGCCGCGCT encodes the following:
- a CDS encoding glycosyltransferase; the protein is MNKFYKIIHTSSRILWGNREKRILCESLWMKKNGHQVAIIAPGDSVLFKKAKQNGLMVYPMSFKSLAGIGEYGRIKQIFAGEQPFVVNAHGKGDAKLALKAAQTMGVPCRIMSRHNGKRVKSTWPNKKIYKTLCHYIFTTSKDSAKHLKQTFSLSDMQIFSIPDGIIMPDATAPPNETPQTAARQKLANSLGLETDARFIGIFGKTARQSKQQLYKIADQLSRHFPSHHLVIAGIPENQNTMDKRFISLAHIPALPEGQDAFYQALDCCLYFPNSQNFYQGVPWEVIRAMACFCPVIGPDAPGIRDILIDNKTGRVFDPRQSESLPKIINWVLNTPQTIQTLVREAQSRVEKHYTMDAMGRDILRIYRLRQIKIDRKFQMSS
- a CDS encoding hydrogenase maturation protease, with translation MTSKVYTKKTLVFGCGNILFGNDGFGPEVIYKIEQADTLPDSVLVMDAGTGIRDLVFDLLLMDTPPELVVVIDAITVPDRRHGEIFTIDVAKVPKKKLADFSLHQCPSSNLLAQLAQRGTKVEVIAMNTEFIPDEICPGLCPVAQKAVEEAAQLVLEKLKSRIAFNL
- a CDS encoding FAD-dependent oxidoreductase, with the translated sequence MVSQVKGSVLVAGGGIAGIQAALDAADSGFYVYLVEKTAGIGGAMSQLDKTFPTNDCAMUIISPKLVECGRHLNIEILTLSEITDVSGELGNFTVKVKKNPRFVDEEKCIACGLCAEKCPKKVDDEYNAGLNKRKAAYIKYGQTVPLKYAIDPDNCIYLTKGKCGICAKVCPAGAINHDMKAEILELDVGALILAPGFEAFSPKGIDYYGYDTNKDVVTSLEYERMLSASGPWEGHLKKASNNEEPKKIAWIQCVGSRNINCGDNGYCSSVCCMYAIKQAVMTRSHMTDGDGEQTIFYMDIRSHGKEYERYYEKARQTGVSFVRSRPHTLLKGPQGHGVSMLWVDETGKNHESFFDLVILSVGLTNPESTKNLANACRIELDQYGFAKTSSFSPSVSSRPGIFVTGSFQSPKAIPQSVAVASTAAARAKAVLASARNTQTIEKKFVDEFDISGQEKRIGVFVCACGTNIAAVVDVNAVSEYAATLPHVVHVGNNMFTCSADTQDLIAETIKKEKLNAVVIAACTPRTHEPLFQETLQNTGLNKYMVEMANIRNMNAWVHPHEPEKATQKAKTQVKMAVAKVTQNFPLTDIKVNITPKALIIGGGLSGLSAAKNMADQGYDTILVEKQKQLGGQTNALGFTWKNEDIQAALKVLIQDVENHERIQVMTGTTLTRVSGFVGSFTGELTTGEQTSDIEFGACIIASGAHETRPSQYLYNEDPRVMTLMDFSAKTQKSPEYPGSLDSVVFIQCVGSRDENHPYCSRVCCTHSIQKAVRLKKEKPEINIFILYRDIRTYADKEELYREARNLGVIFIRYSRDKKPSVSNENGELTVNAFDPVLQMPVSISADAIFLATAIEPNNTAPFVDLFKCSSNADGFLMEAHPKLRPVDSTVDGVFLAGMCHYPKPIDEAIAQGRAAASRASVILSQKILKLDAIKSCVTHNCDGCALCVDICPFNAISLVSFTSQDGHRHQRVQIQEALCKGCGLCAATCPKEGVQVNGFTNGQLRAQVDAILNA